In a single window of the Octopus sinensis linkage group LG1, ASM634580v1, whole genome shotgun sequence genome:
- the LOC115218327 gene encoding CENPB DNA-binding domain-containing protein 1-like, with product MAPKKIHSESARRYAITLEDKLVMIKRHEKDEKVVAIAQSFGMSQTTVSTIVHIKDKISAHIKFEVPGMKNTVINKKRGKIFEETGNLSLWIVGLNRQRAAISQEIIQEKALSLF from the coding sequence ATGGCtcctaagaaaattcatagtgaaagtGCTAGGCGTTATGCTATAACACTGGAAGATAAACTGGTTATGATAAAACGCCATGAAAAAGACGAAAAAGTGGTAGCAATTGCACAATCTTTTGGGATGAGTCAGACAACTGTATCAACAATTGTACATATTAAAGACAAGATTTCAGCACATATCAAATTTGAAGTCCCAGGGATGAAGAACACTGTCATCAATAAgaagagaggcaaaatctttgaagaaacAGGAAATCTTTCTCTTTGGATTGTTGGGTTGAATCGTCAGCGTGCTGCTATTAGTCAAGAAATCATTCAAGAGAAAGCATTGTCTTTGTTTTAG